In one Lycium barbarum isolate Lr01 chromosome 7, ASM1917538v2, whole genome shotgun sequence genomic region, the following are encoded:
- the LOC132601405 gene encoding uncharacterized protein LOC132601405, whose translation MMEILSRMLKKAEHFGWIRGLKVRRNEGEELNVSHIVYADDTLILCEAENAQLLHLRGVLLAFEAVSGLKVNLAKSSVFSINTEHCIDELADVIGCKVEQLPTTYLGLPLGVNKNDSRLWYGVLDRCSGKLVPWKRQYLSFGGRLTLTNSVLDGIPTYLLSLFKMPTIIEKKLNTMRNKFLWEGNAVNKTFYSGRWQEVIKGKKGGGLGVRNLKLHNKCHL comes from the coding sequence ATGATGGAAATCTTAAGTAGAATGCTTAAGAAGGCAGAACATTTTGGATGGATCAGAGGACTGAAGGTTAGAAGAAATGAAGGGGAAGAACTGAATGTCTCTCATATTGTCTATGCTGATGATACCTTGATACTTTGTGAAGCTGAAAATGCTCAACTTCTGCATCTCAGAGGAGTACTACTAGCTTTTGAGGCTGTGTCGGGTTTGAAAGTAAACTTGGCAAAGAGTAGCGTGTTTAGTATTAATACTGAACATTGTATTGATGAGCTGGCAGATGTTATAGGATGCAAGGTAGAGCAGTTACCAACCACTTATTTAGGACTACCACTTGGAGTAAATAAGAATGATTCAAGGTTGTGGTACGGGGTCCTGGATAGGTGTAGTGGTAAATTGGTACCATGGAAGAGACAATATTTATCTTTTGGGGGTAGACTTACATTGACCAATAGTGTGTTGGATGGTATTCCAACTTATTTGCTGTCACTCTTTAAAATGCCAACAATAATAGAGAAAAAGTTGAATACTATGAGAAACAAATTCCTGTGGGAAGGCAATGCGGTTAACAAAACATTCTATTCGGGAAGATGGCAGGAGGTAatcaaaggaaagaaaggagGGGGACTAGGAGTGAGGAATCTGAAGTTGCATAATAAATGCCACTTATAA